Proteins from a genomic interval of Diaphorobacter sp. HDW4A:
- a CDS encoding site-specific integrase, translating into MHSESTRLSIAILRAVLAGETYDTVAADYHLTRTAIEHRVKRLARLLQRQVGIDGFNPEATGYVHKLRAHKDDVEAALVRFEAGELRPPAQPQILTDKDVWTVIRRAGLRSPMPLRDMALIHIVLATGARPLEVARLEIGDYLNPDGSVRSCSEMRTEVSVNRKPRPLFFRSSAAIKAIDAYLDHRLVQQGRAPQAGETYRGFDASARLFLNDAGLPYVVHCLDAEGRPRFLCRQMLDTYRKIFKRVNMQGLSAVALRRTVALRLDARGADEEQIGLILGITEKQAVRELLPPRPDTVELMTDLYPDADIPATPFSRTKLSDRVTS; encoded by the coding sequence ATGCACAGTGAGTCGACCCGCCTGTCCATCGCCATTCTGAGGGCAGTTCTTGCCGGGGAGACCTATGACACCGTCGCCGCAGACTACCACCTGACCCGCACTGCCATCGAACATCGGGTCAAGCGCCTTGCCAGGTTGTTGCAGCGACAGGTCGGAATCGACGGGTTCAATCCGGAGGCCACGGGTTACGTCCACAAGTTGCGCGCCCACAAGGATGACGTCGAGGCTGCCCTTGTCCGCTTCGAGGCGGGTGAGCTGCGCCCGCCGGCGCAACCGCAAATCCTTACCGACAAGGATGTATGGACGGTCATCCGCCGCGCGGGCCTGCGCAGCCCGATGCCTTTGCGGGACATGGCGCTCATCCACATCGTGCTGGCAACGGGTGCGCGACCGCTGGAGGTTGCCCGCCTTGAGATTGGTGACTACCTGAATCCGGATGGCTCGGTTCGCAGTTGCTCCGAGATGCGGACGGAGGTGTCGGTCAACCGGAAGCCGCGTCCGCTGTTTTTTCGGAGTTCGGCGGCCATCAAGGCCATCGATGCCTATTTGGACCATCGGCTTGTCCAGCAGGGCAGGGCGCCGCAGGCGGGCGAGACCTACCGGGGGTTCGACGCCTCTGCCCGGCTTTTCCTGAACGATGCCGGCCTGCCCTACGTCGTGCACTGCCTTGATGCCGAAGGCCGTCCCCGCTTTTTGTGCCGGCAGATGCTCGACACCTATCGCAAGATCTTCAAGCGCGTCAACATGCAAGGTCTGTCGGCCGTGGCCTTGAGACGCACGGTGGCGCTGCGCCTGGATGCCCGCGGAGCGGACGAAGAGCAGATCGGGCTCATCCTGGGCATCACCGAGAAACAGGCTGTCCGCGAGCTGTTGCCGCCTCGCCCCGATACGGTCGAGCTGATGACCGACTTGTATCCGGACGCGGACATCCCTGCGACTCCCTTCTCCCGCACCAAACTGTCGGATCGAGTGACGAGCTGA
- a CDS encoding sigma-70 family RNA polymerase sigma factor: MPMDSPGAALKEVFVAHRAQLRRIAQKIVGTPEIADEVTQDAYLKLVEGACARNVDKPYCYCCQVVRNLALDHCRRQAVESTYRIHTEDGELPQVAGGCVPERCLHERQVLDAIDRVLGTLAPRTRHAFELYRLGGLTQREIAQQLGCSATLVNFMLRDATQAIASCRDLLDDA; the protein is encoded by the coding sequence ATGCCGATGGACTCGCCGGGAGCGGCGCTTAAGGAGGTCTTCGTTGCGCACAGAGCGCAACTCCGCCGCATCGCCCAGAAGATCGTGGGCACCCCAGAGATTGCGGACGAGGTGACGCAGGACGCCTACTTGAAGCTTGTCGAAGGTGCGTGTGCGCGCAATGTGGACAAGCCTTACTGCTACTGCTGCCAAGTGGTCCGCAATCTGGCTCTCGACCACTGCCGTCGCCAGGCTGTCGAGTCGACGTACCGCATCCACACTGAGGACGGGGAGCTTCCACAGGTCGCGGGCGGTTGTGTCCCGGAGCGTTGTCTGCATGAGCGGCAAGTTCTCGATGCCATTGACAGGGTTCTCGGAACCCTGGCGCCGAGGACGCGGCACGCATTCGAACTCTACCGGCTGGGCGGGCTGACGCAGCGCGAAATTGCGCAGCAACTGGGATGCTCTGCCACACTTGTGAACTTCATGCTCAGGGACGCAACACAAGCCATCGCCTCGTGCCGCGATTTGCTGGACGATGCATAA
- a CDS encoding FecR/PupR family sigma factor regulator, with protein sequence MGEEVNPKQDPVWDFAWSWVMRQHEHQGLDAAAEVELAHWLAADPAHRQAYDKAGRLWLMAGLVPPANDIDIPGCTKPDGER encoded by the coding sequence ATGGGCGAAGAAGTGAATCCGAAGCAGGATCCGGTTTGGGATTTCGCCTGGTCCTGGGTGATGCGCCAGCATGAGCACCAAGGCTTGGATGCAGCCGCCGAGGTCGAGCTGGCACACTGGCTTGCTGCCGACCCTGCCCATCGTCAAGCCTACGACAAGGCCGGTCGCTTGTGGCTGATGGCAGGTCTGGTTCCTCCTGCCAACGATATCGACATCCCCGGCTGTACGAAACCCGACGGCGAGCGCTAG
- a CDS encoding MbtH family NRPS accessory protein, producing the protein MSTSCFDREDETFIVLVNHEEQYSIWPHWKAVPGGWKAVEGVKGDKKTVLEYVEKTWTDMRPLSLRKWMDEQAEKAAQSAAATA; encoded by the coding sequence ATGTCGACCAGTTGCTTTGACCGTGAGGACGAGACTTTCATCGTTCTTGTCAACCACGAAGAACAGTACTCCATCTGGCCCCACTGGAAGGCCGTACCCGGCGGCTGGAAAGCCGTTGAAGGGGTCAAGGGTGACAAGAAGACCGTCCTCGAATACGTCGAAAAGACGTGGACGGACATGCGTCCGCTGTCGCTGCGTAAATGGATGGACGAGCAGGCCGAGAAAGCTGCCCAGTCTGCTGCTGCGACTGCCTGA
- a CDS encoding thioesterase II family protein, with amino-acid sequence MRSPFIDLLTLPCAGASATMYLRWRRLLPEWIRVVPVELPGRGGRLGEPFVEDFGRLVAQICDEQAAAMQGRYALFGHSMGALLAYGMAQHQRALGKPLPRAMFVSGSPAPSRRDPDRFAGKGDDAALIADLRKQGGTPEEVLASDELLRLTLDTLGADYRVCESFRYQAGEPLSVPMHALAGRQDDIAAERVEAWRREAGSMFTLDWFDGGHFFIRQHEQRVVAAVVRELTHQFAGVCHAAAASA; translated from the coding sequence ATGAGGTCGCCGTTCATCGATCTGCTGACCCTGCCGTGTGCGGGCGCGAGCGCCACCATGTACCTGCGGTGGCGCCGTCTGCTGCCGGAGTGGATCCGCGTGGTGCCGGTGGAACTGCCGGGGCGGGGCGGTCGCCTGGGCGAGCCTTTCGTCGAGGACTTCGGGCGGCTCGTGGCGCAGATCTGTGATGAGCAGGCGGCGGCGATGCAAGGTCGCTATGCCCTGTTCGGTCATAGCATGGGTGCCTTGTTAGCCTACGGAATGGCGCAGCACCAGCGGGCCCTGGGCAAGCCCCTGCCCCGGGCGATGTTCGTGTCTGGCAGTCCTGCGCCCTCGCGCCGCGATCCGGACCGGTTTGCCGGCAAGGGCGACGATGCGGCCCTGATCGCCGACCTGCGCAAGCAGGGCGGTACGCCCGAGGAGGTGCTGGCCAGCGACGAACTGTTGCGCCTCACGCTCGACACCCTGGGCGCGGACTACCGTGTCTGCGAGAGCTTCCGATACCAGGCGGGCGAGCCACTCTCCGTGCCGATGCACGCCCTTGCAGGGCGGCAAGACGACATTGCCGCTGAGCGTGTCGAGGCCTGGCGGCGCGAGGCCGGCAGCATGTTCACGCTTGATTGGTTCGATGGCGGGCATTTCTTCATTCGTCAGCACGAGCAGCGGGTGGTTGCTGCGGTGGTGCGGGAGTTGACGCATCAGTTTGCGGGGGTGTGCCATGCAGCCGCGGCGTCTGCCTGA
- a CDS encoding 4'-phosphopantetheinyl transferase superfamily protein, translating to MQPRRLPDSLPPGIDVFQLALDLAAPLSDADWGLLSEEEGVRALRFHRHDDKVRFVATRVALRRLLGARLRCRPQTLRFVTNPYGKPRLEAACSSNPPVFFNVSHAGSFALIALSERAPVGVDIERRDPRCDVIGLSAQALSVFERRLSDDRHIDFFECWTAKEAVLKALGLGVAEHLQQLSVLKLGPAEGASYDIRHEGMDWPRVSALRLDSPPGYAATLAWQPDGKGEMKW from the coding sequence ATGCAGCCGCGGCGTCTGCCTGATTCGCTGCCGCCCGGCATCGACGTGTTCCAGCTTGCGCTCGATCTGGCGGCGCCGTTGTCAGACGCCGACTGGGGCTTGTTGAGCGAAGAAGAGGGCGTGCGCGCACTGCGCTTCCACAGGCATGACGACAAGGTCCGCTTCGTGGCCACGCGTGTGGCTCTGCGGCGACTGCTGGGTGCGCGTCTGCGTTGCCGCCCGCAGACCTTGAGGTTCGTGACCAACCCATATGGCAAGCCACGCCTGGAGGCGGCTTGCTCGTCCAATCCGCCCGTCTTCTTCAACGTGTCCCATGCAGGCAGCTTCGCCTTGATCGCCCTGTCCGAGCGCGCGCCTGTGGGTGTCGACATCGAGCGTCGCGATCCGCGCTGCGATGTGATCGGCTTGTCGGCCCAGGCGCTGTCGGTGTTTGAGCGCCGACTGTCGGACGATCGGCACATCGACTTCTTCGAGTGCTGGACGGCCAAGGAAGCGGTGTTGAAGGCTCTGGGCCTCGGTGTTGCGGAGCATCTGCAGCAACTCTCGGTGTTGAAGCTCGGACCTGCCGAGGGGGCTTCCTATGACATACGCCACGAAGGGATGGACTGGCCTCGCGTGAGCGCCCTTCGCCTTGATTCGCCGCCCGGCTATGCCGCCACCCTGGCGTGGCAACCGGACGGCAAGGGAGAAATGAAGTGGTGA